GTCGGACCGGGCCACCGCGTCGCCGACGAGATGTTCGGGGTCCGTACCAGCTGCACGGTCGTCTTCTCGCACGACATCGACCAACGCTCCGTCACCCGGAAGGTCGCGTCCAGCACCCGCTTGCCGCGCAGCGCGGTCGGCGCGAACTCGAAGTACATGCGCTGCTTGTAGCCGGAGCCGCAGTAGTAGGCGTAGCCGCCGGTCACGTACGTTCCGCAGTAGCCCACACCCTCGCCGTCGTCGCCGCCGGAGAAGTTGTAGAAGGTGTCGCCGTCCGAGGACAGCAGGGTGCGCTCCGACTCGCCCCAGGAAACGTCCGGATCGACGTACACCGGGTAAACAGTGTCGTCACCGGTCAACAGTTCGGCGTCCGGCACGACGGTGATCGAGTCGGCGTCCGCCTTGACGGGCAGGACGGTGGAGGCGTCGCCGTCGCTGGGACCGGACGCGGGGTCGGGCATGTGGTCGCCATCAGCGGCGATCGGATCGTCCGCCGAGCGGAGCGACATGGTGGACACCCCGGACGGCGCGTCGCCCGCGGAGTCCCACTGGCGGGCGGCGGGGCCGCGGAACACGGCGTTGCCGTTCTCGTCGACGGCGTGCAGTCCTCCCCCGACTCCGTCGCGCAGCGTCAGCCCTTGGGTTCTCACGGGGAAGTCCAGCTGCTTCAGCTCTTCACTCGCTGCGGCCTCGGGCGTCTTGACCACGAGCACTTCCCGGTAGCCCTCCGTGGTCGCGGTCAGCCGCAGGTCCACACCGTGCAGCACCTCCGAGTACACCGCGGAGGCGCCGTCGAGGGTAGGCTCGGGCAGCTCGCCCGGCCAGCCGACCGTCAGCGACTTGTCCTTTTCCGCCACCGTCACCAGGTCGGCGCCGTCGCCGCCGCCGGAAAAGGACAGGTCCGTCACCGCCGCCTTGGGACCGACCGTCCCGTCCGTGCGACGCTCCAGTGCCGAATCCGGGGCGGTCCAGGTGCCGTCCGCCTGACGGACGCGCACCGGCACGGTGGACATGCTGAGCGAAAAGGTGGTGCCGTCCGGGTTGGCGTAGGTCGTCGTGTACTCGGTGCGCTCCTCGGTGATTTCGACGCGCTCACCGGTCTCGACAGCCTTCTGTGCGGCCTTTTCCGCGGCGGACAGATTTTCCGTTCCGTCGCCGGGGACCGAATCAGCGCGCGCCGCCGGCGCAGCGGCCGTCACCCCCAGCGCCGGGACTCCGGCCAGCACAGTCATGGACATCAGGAAAACGGTGGAACGTCTCAAGCACGCTTTTAGAACGTTGAATTGATTACCTGTCACCCCAGACAAAACCGCCCCCACATCCCCCGAGTTCTCAGAGTAGGACGCCAGTTCTATCCATGTTGATCGAACACGGTCAAGATTTAATTTTTAAACACGTCAGTCGCAGTCAATCGACTGCACTGATGGGAAATCGGAGGTAAACAAGGGCTCAACGAATTGGGCAGCGGATGCAAGGGTCATACAAGCGAGACCGACCGCCCTCGCGCTGCGCAACCCGCCCCCGCCGCCCCGGTCGGACAGCTCCCAGGCCCTGGACAAACGCTGAGGTTAGGCTAACCTACCTTCGAATTGTCCGGCGGGCCTCCCGCCCTGTTCGAAAGCAGCCACACTCATGTCCAACGCCCGTGCCACCCACCTCACCCGCCGCGGCGTCCTCGCCGCCGGTGGTGCCCTCGGCCTCGGTGCCGTGCTCGTAGCCTGCGGCGACGAAGACACGAAAAGCGGCGGCTCGGACGCGAAGGCCTCCGCCAAGGCCTCCGGCCCCTGGACGTTCAAGGACGACCGCGGCGAGACGGTGAAGCTGGACCAGGTCCCCACCAACATCGCGGCCTTCGTCGGCGTCGCCGCCGCCCTCCACGACTACGGCATCGAGGTCAAGGGTGTCTTCGGCCCGACCACGACGCAGGACGGCAAGGCCGACGTCCAGGCGGGCGACATGGACGTCAGCAAGCTGACCGTCTTCGGCAACGTCTGGGACCAGTTCAACGTCGAGAAGTACGCCGCCTTCCAGCCGGACGTCCTCATCTCCACCACCTTCGACAGCGCGGGCACCCTCTGGTACGTCCCCGAGGCGTCCAAGGACAAGATCGCAAAGCTCGCCCCGAGCGTGGCCCTCTCCGTCTACGACCGGCAGCTGACCGCGCCGCTGCAGCGCATGTGGGCGCTGGCCGAGTCGCTGGGCGCGGACATGAAGGCCGACAAGGTCCTCAAGGCCAAGCAGGAGTTCGAGACCGCCGCCGAGCGGCTGCGCAAGGCCGCCAAGGCCCGCCCGGAGATCAAGGTGATGG
This region of Streptomyces chromofuscus genomic DNA includes:
- a CDS encoding ABC transporter substrate-binding protein; this translates as MSNARATHLTRRGVLAAGGALGLGAVLVACGDEDTKSGGSDAKASAKASGPWTFKDDRGETVKLDQVPTNIAAFVGVAAALHDYGIEVKGVFGPTTTQDGKADVQAGDMDVSKLTVFGNVWDQFNVEKYAAFQPDVLISTTFDSAGTLWYVPEASKDKIAKLAPSVALSVYDRQLTAPLQRMWALAESLGADMKADKVLKAKQEFETAAERLRKAAKARPEIKVMAGSASQEIFYVSGTNLSIDLEYFKSLGVNFVEPPEKAKAEGGGWFESLSWENVDKYPADIIMMDDRSSTIQPADITEGTWKKLPAVKAGQVIPRSPEPILSYAKCTPLLTSLAEAIEKAKKVS